A single window of Watersipora subatra chromosome 9, tzWatSuba1.1, whole genome shotgun sequence DNA harbors:
- the LOC137405452 gene encoding osteopetrosis-associated transmembrane protein 1-like — MKELYYLAVLVLLPSIGVSQTDLPIIYTPTTEDYIYPSDIVHICDAFISIFADAAANFTKCFLEHSRPIELCKNCIGEYLIVNKAYSNLEETNENVPKDGALRVEDCNSWILNADRVMAIQMTKTFYEDLWSASECENCFASYSYMDGIKYETAEYFVVFQQLNLQTHECFRNFSMNSSTIPGTDKSEACIVCHEVYEAQNGKYSELNTMFGINLCMDIVDSMNYTRLVWSTEFNCTGNARQDGITITVSVLLLFIPAVFYIASYIHYQRLEKKIVKQNRMRRVRTVSGTNSIIDVLSSDSYCTAPGPADSTTTNLDSRIASVELHASPDSGPSSTLGEMYDSTQSNHLPSPYQSYSSIQSQPINHEIPTA, encoded by the exons ATGAAGGAGTTGTATTATCTGGCTGTACTAGTATTGTTACCTAGCATTGGAGTAAGTCAGACTGACCTTCCCATCATATACACGCCTACAACGGAGGATTACATATACCCTTCGGatattgtacatatatgcgATGCATTCATCTCGATATTTGCTGATGCTGCGGCAAACTTTACTAAATGTTTTCTGGAGCATTCTAGGCCGATCGAATTGTGCAAGAATTGTATTGGAGAATATCTTATAGTCAACAAGGCATATTCAAACCTTGAGGAG ACCAACGAGAATGTGCCCAAGGATGGAGCACTGAGAGTAGAAGACTGCAACTCGTGGATCCTTAATGCTGACAGAGTGATGGCCATACAAATGACAAAGACTTTCTATGAAGACTTGTGGTCAGCATCTGAGTGTGAAA ACTGCTTTGCGTCTTACTCGTATATGGACGGAATCAAGTATGAAACAGCAGAATACTTTGTAGTTTTCCAGCAGTTGAACCTCCAGACTCACGAATGCTTTAGAAACTTTAGC ATGAACTCGTCTACTATTCCTGGAACTGACAAGTCTGAAGCGTGTATCGTTTGTCACGAGGTTTACGAAGCTCAAAATGGAAAGTACTCAGAGCTGAACACCATGTTTGGAATAAACCTGTGTATGGATATAGTTGATTCG ATGAATTACACACGGCTGGTTTGGAGCACGGAGTTCAACTGCACGGGAAATGCTCGGCAAGATGGAATCACCATCACAGTTTCTGTTCTTCTTCTCTTCATTCCTGCAGTCTTCTACATCGCCTCATACATACACTACCAGCGGCTcgagaaaaaaattgttaaac AGAACAGAATGAGGCGGGTGCGCACAGTATCTGGCACAAACTCTATCATAGATGTTCTCTCAAGTGACAGCTATTGTACCGCTCCGGGTCCCGCTGACTCTACTACCACAAATTTAGACTCGAGAATAGCCTCTGTAGAGTTACACGCTTCCCCCGACTCTGGTCCGTCGTCTACTCTGGGAGAAATGTACGACTCCACTCAGTCTAACCATCTGCCATCTCCTTACCAATCGTACAGCTCTATTCAGTCCCAACCGATCAACCATGAGATCCCAACCGCATAA